A single window of Periophthalmus magnuspinnatus isolate fPerMag1 chromosome 9, fPerMag1.2.pri, whole genome shotgun sequence DNA harbors:
- the ptger4a gene encoding prostaglandin E receptor 4 (subtype EP4) a: MNNQTVSARIMVPTIPSIMFIFGVVGNVIAIVVLCKTRREQKETTFYTLVCGLAVTDLLGTLLASPVTIATYVKGLWPGGEPLCQYFGFTMLFFSLAGLSIICAMSVERYIAINHAYFYNDFVDQRLAALTLLSIYVSNALFCALPSMGFGQVRKQYPQTWCFLEWRSNSTSDAAYSFTYAGLSSVLIMATVICNVLVCVALIRMHRRYMRRMSLGTDSQRNVDPRRRARSFSRLAGAEIQMVILLIGTSVVILVCSIPLVAQVFLNQLYKTPVELSLENADLRAIRFASFNPILDPWIYILLRKAVLLKLIEKVKCLFCKMGARGRQQGPGNFHCMDSQRQSSVISRQDSHSVVSQDLRGGTLSTQTFFPLSEGTDLVSVSFKKSMNNSRASYSSEQSSEEGKVPALTGTKDTALQVSLRTQTVEEKCI, encoded by the exons ATGAATAACCAGACCGTGAGCGCGCGTATCATGGTGCCCACTATCCCGTCCATCATGTTCATCTTCGGGGTGGTGGGGAACGTCATCGCCATCGTGGTGCTGTGTAAGACTCGGAGGGAGCAGAAGGAGACCACTTTCTACACTCTGGTGTGTGGACTGGCTGTGACTGACCTGCTGGGTACGCTGCTGGCCAGTCCCGTCACTATCGCCACTTACGTGAAGGGCTTGTGGCCCGGAGGAGAGCCTCTGTGCCAGTACTTTGGCTTCACcatgttgtttttctctctggCGGGACTTAGCATCATCTGTGCCATGTCCGTGGAGCGCTACATCGCCATAAACCATGCCTACTTCTATAATGACTTTGTGGACCAGCGTCTGGCGGCGCTCACGCTGCTGAGCATCTATGTATCCAACGCGCTGTTTTGCGCGCTGCCCAGCATGGGCTTCGGCCAGGTCAGAAAGCAGTACCCCCAGACCTGGTGCTTCCTGGAATGGAGGAGCAACAGCACCAGTGACGCCGCGTACTCCTTCACGTACGCTGGTTTGAGCTCTGTGCTCATTATGGCCACTGTCATCTGTAACGTGCTCGTGTGCGTGGCTCTCATCCGCATGCACAGGCGTTACATGCGTAGGATGTCTCTGGGCACGGACTCTCAGCGCAACGTGGACCCGCGCAGGAGAGCGCGCAGCTTCAGCCGTTTGGCCGGAGCAGAAATCCAGATGGTTATCTTGCTCATCGGCACATCGGTGGTCATTCTGGTCTGCTCCATTCCACTAGTG GCGCAGGTGTTTCTGAACCAGTTGTACAAGACCCCAGTGGAGCTGAGTCTGGAGAACGCAGACCTAAGAGCCATCCGCTTCGCCTCGTTCAATCCCATCCTGGACCCCTGGATCTACATCCTACTGCGAAAGGCCGTGCTGCTGAAGCTTATCGAGAAGGTCAAGTGTCTGTTTTGTAAGATGGGTGCTCGGGGGCGGCAGCAGGGGCCCGGTAACTTCCACTGCATGGACTCACAACGCCAGTCTTCAGTTATCTCCAGACAGGACTCTCATTCAGTGGTGTCCCAGGACCTAAGGGGGGGCACACTGTCCACACAAACTTTCTTTCCACTGTCAGAGGGAACTGACCTGGTTTCTGTCAGTTTTAAAAAGTCCATGAACAACTCACGTGCATCATATTCTTCAGAGCAGAGTAGTGAAGAGGGAAAAGTCCCAGCTCTGACCGGTACCAAAGACACAGCACTACAGGTGTCTTTAAGAACTCAGACTGTGgaggaaaaatgtatttga